Proteins from a genomic interval of Yarrowia lipolytica chromosome 1E, complete sequence:
- a CDS encoding uncharacterized protein (Compare to YALI0E26081g, similar to Saccharomyces cerevisiae YDR049W; ancestral locus Anc_3.293, similar to uniprot|Q04311 Saccharomyces cerevisiae YDR049w) produces MAKAKQAPTAYFLYDLPESILKSLKVYDFNGVLRSEETEVKPSSQFSAEEKAFHRYNHKLRLQGLAAIRKPEYDQLLKDGLTDTQKDDDSDSNSNSNSNSNSNSEEDTESDSDEEFGLPRKMELASISEAGDGETAKDELKGSPVIFLKSPEVEPKTLTVYKNALGHVSPTESGILGEIQRVNTLPEATSVIIMAGGGHFAAAIFQHSPKIKNTMVPLILETKSFHRYTTRRSQGGSQSASDGSKGKAKSVGSSLRRYGESQLQMEVKELLTSPEWKKRLLPGLPTSAANIYIRASGKGSRGLVLGFEGCPIPKNDSRVKSIPFNTRRANYTEVLRSWTELSTVKVVDVSKEEEEAEKTREKEAEKARKEQSRLAAAEAKKQKQQQSQPTTVPLTPLMKQTSEITELIRKSRAPKLISYLKLQKLKSPYQLEFPEGDKTGTLCPTALHYAAKEGSAYIVSVLLKQLGADPTVTNSFGKTAWDLVSDSKTRDTFQLARGALGEDKWDWKASHVGEALTDEQIEQRDKKEAAEHDQKVKQSIAQQEEEQKEKESSKRYEKIVAKSGLGKRLPQMATKLEDTRGLSDEAKMRLERERRARAAEARFAKK; encoded by the coding sequence ATGGCAAAAGCAAAGCAAGCACCTACGGCATACTTTCTGTACGACCTGCCTGAGTCTATTCTCAAGTCTCTCAAGGTGTATGATTTCAACGGAGTACTGCGATCTGAAGAGACGGAAGTTAAGCCATCGAGCCAGTTTTCTGCTGAAGAAAAGGCCTTCCATCGATACAATCACAAACTGCGTCTTCAGGGCTTGGCAGCTATTCGAAAACCAGAGTACGATCAACTGCTTAAAGATGGACTGACTGACACACAAAAAGACGACGATTCagacagcaacagcaacagcaacagcaacagcaacagcaacagcgaGGAGGATACAGAATCGGACAGTGACGAAGAGTTTGGACTGCCTCGAAAAATGGAACTGGCGTCGATCTCggaagctggagatggagaaacGGCAAAAGACGAACTCAAGGGAAGCCCTGTCATCTTCCTCAAGAGCCCCGAAGTTGAACCTAAGACACTGACGGTCTACAAGAATGCACTGGGCCACGTATCACCCACTGAGTCGGGTATTCTTGGGGAGATTCAGCGGGTGAATACTCTTCCGGAGGCTACTTCTGTGATCATCatggctggaggaggacattTTGCTGCAGCGATCTTTCAACACTCGCCGAAAATCAAAAACACAATGGTTCCCCTAATTCTGGAAACCAAATCATTTCACAGATACACCACTCGTCGAAGCCAGGGAGGTTCCCAGAGTGCTTCTGATGGTTCAAAGGGTAAGGCCAAGTCTGTGGGTTCCTCTCTGCGACGATATGGAGAGAGCCAGTTGCAGATGGAGGTGAAGGAGTTGCTGACTTCTCCCGAGTGGAAGAAGCGTCTGTTACCTGGCCTTCCTACGTCTGCCGCTAACATTTACATTCGAGCCAGTGGAAAGGGCAGTCGtggtcttgttcttgggTTCGAGGGATGTCCTATTCCCAAAAATGATTCCCGAGTCAAGAGTATCCCCTTCAACACCCGTCGAGCAAACTACACCGAGGTTCTGCGGTCCTGGACGGAACTGTCCACTGTCAAGGTTGTGGATGTGAGcaaagaggaagaggaggcagaAAAGACACGTGaaaaggaggccgagaaggctcGGAAGGAGCAGTCGCGTCTTGCAGCGGCTGAagccaagaagcagaagcagcagcagtccCAACCTACCACCGTACCACTCACTCCTCTCATGAAACAGACTTCTGAGATCACTGAGTTGATTCGAAAGAGTCGGGCTCCTAAGCTCATTTCGTACCTCAAACTGCAAAAGCTCAAGTCGCCCTACCAGCTGGAGTTCCCCGAAGGAGATAAGACAGGCACATTGTGTCCTACTGCTCTGCATTACGCCGCTAAAGAGGGTAGCGCTTACATTGTGAGTGTCTTGTTGAAGCAGCTAGGGGCCGATCCTACCGTTACCAACTCGTTTGGAAAGACTGCTTGGGATCTGGTTTCGGATAGTAAGACCCGGGACACTTTCCAGCTGGCAAGAGGAGCtcttggagaagacaaGTGGGACTGGAAAGCCAGTCATGTTGGAGAAGCTCTTACCGATGAGCAGATTGAACAGCGAGACAaaaaggaggctgctgaaCACGACCAAAAGGTCAAACAGTCCATTGcccagcaggaggaggagcagaaggaaaaggagtCCAGCAAGAGATACGAAAAGATTGTCGCCAAGAGTGGACTGGGAAAGAGACTGCCTCAGATGGCcaccaagctggaggacacTAGAGGTCTTTCTGATGAAGCAAAGATGAGACTCGAGCGAGAGAGACGAGCTCGAGCTGCCGAAGCACGGTTTGCAAAAAAATAA
- a CDS encoding uncharacterized protein (Compare to YALI0E26059g, similar to Saccharomyces cerevisiae DUS4 (YLR405W); ancestral locus Anc_4.269, weakly similar to CA5416|IPF1576 Candida albicans): MVSLDSLNNLFPLWLHFFMHQLYRKKMELKIPSLKNQFYIRLHKQLHNFVAMTENRIRQVFRERKEQGKTVTVAGPMVRYSKLPFRALVRHFDCDVVYSPMMLAREFCRNQTARLCDFTTNKDDFPLIVQLGGNNAEDMVKAVKMLQPYVDGVGINCGCPIKEQIREGVGAALMTAPDLVAEMVAAIRKECGAEIYVEVKMRIHKDLNDTVHFAKLVEAAGADSISVHGRLVPQRSRTAPNYDGIKIVKDSVDVPVIANGDAFTTTNIEEIVELTGCDGVMAARGILSNPAMFAGYTKTPWRAVELFWDYVTAYGLPYALTIHHFSEMLEAELTRYEKKDLNNCKNMVELINWFDDRFDLKRPGDEDFAIRDEYPWKNRTSFVYN; this comes from the coding sequence ATGGTCTCTCTGGATAGCTTGAATAATTTATTTCCCCTTTGGCTTCATTTTTTCATGCACCAACTTTATCGCAAAAAAATGGAACTTAAAATTCCTAGTCTGAAAAATCAGTTTTATATCCGGCTACACAAACAACTACACAACTTCGTTGCCATGACGGAAAATCGCATCAGACAAGTCTTCAGGGAACGCAAAGAACAGGGCAAAACAGTGACCGTGGCAGGACCTATGGTTCGGTACTCAAAACTGCCGTTCAGAGCTCTGGTACGCCATTTCGACTGTGATGTGGTATACTCACCCATGATGCTGGCTCGGGAATTCTGTCGAAACCAGACAGCCCGGCTCTGCGACTTCACAACCAACAAAGACGATTTCCCGCTTATCGTGCAACTTGGAGGCAACAACGCGGAAGATATGGTCAAGGCTGTCAAGATGCTGCAACCGTATGTGGACGGAGTAGGAATCAACTGTGGATGTCCTATCAAGGAGCAGATCCGAGAGGGAGTTGGAGCAGCGCTGATGACGGCTCCCGATCTGGTTGCAGAGATGGTGGCTGCTATTCGTAAGGAATGTGGTGCTGAAATATACGTGGAGGTGAAGATGCGGATTCACAAGGACCTGAATGACACGGTGCACTTTGCCAAGCTTGTggaggctgctggagctgatTCTATCAGCGTGCATGGCCGGCTGGTTCCACAAAGAAGCAGAACGGCCCCTAACTACGACGGAATCAAGATTGTCAAAGATTCTGTCGACGTTCCTGTCATCGCCAACGGAGACGCATTTACAACTACTAACAtcgaggagattgtcgagcTGACGGGCTGCGACGGAGTCATGGCTGCGCGAGGCATTCTCAGCAACCCAGCAATGTTTGCAGGATACACAAAGACGCCCTGGAGAGCAGTGGAGCTATTCTGGGACTACGTCACAGCTTATGGACTTCCATATGCTCTTACGATCCACCACTTTTCGGAAATGTTGGAGGCAGAGCTAACGAGgtacgagaagaaggacctCAACAACTGTAAGAACATGGTGGAGCTGATCAACTGGTTTGATGACCGGTTTGACCTCAAGCGACCTGGAGATGAGGACTTTGCTATCAGAGACGAGTATCCCTGGAAGAACAGAACAAGTTTTGTATATAACTAG
- a CDS encoding uncharacterized protein (Compare to YALI0E26048g, similar to DEHA0D12364g Debaryomyces hansenii, similar to Saccharomyces cerevisiae DUS3 (YLR401C); ancestral locus Anc_4.264), with the protein MSDEPVVKKTKVEDLPDTIVDSVYEKQLAEGRVRGVASIKPEYLVARASADARDAPPSVNDDLAEGGEKPEEKKKGGQNKNRSLKQRKDAIKMCSSALQFKEDGSPQECSYGDKCKFEHDLQKYLESKPKDIEGVCPVFDLTGQCPQGYKCRWLSSHRDSEGKLLVDEEKKKANADNKELNHVFKHLNPLQRKKYDLSKSDEAIKLIDAQIVRDEDDEQTKLEKKETIEIDTGRIRPSEKKKLDLKGKYIVSPLTTVGNLPYRRLMKDLGADVTYGEMALTLPLIQGHKAEWALTRCHSSEVTEGNHFGVQVTAPKHWQAIKAAQAVSELCTGISEINLNCGCPIDLVYRQGAGSALMDQQGKTARIVRGMSMVSGDVPITVKMRTGTGSTPTAKKLTARLLAEGQTAAFTLHGRSRAQRYTKLADWNYIREVADSVVNTRDDVREKSELDDHVISHPTWVVGNGDCYTWSDWHRAVDEAHVDSVMVARGALIKPWIFEEVESRQHIDKSATERLEYFQKFAQYGLEHWGSDQYGVNQTRRYLCEFMSFTHRYVPSGILEYLPAKMNDRPDLWKGRDEMETLLGSSDYRDWIKVTERFLGPVGDEFEFTPKHKSNAYPTESG; encoded by the coding sequence ATGTCTGACGAGCCCGTGGTCAAGAAAACTAAGGTCGAGGACCTGCCCGACACTATCGTGGATTCCGTTTACGAAAAACAGCTCGCCGAGGGTCGTGTTCGAGGAGTCGCAAGCATCAAGCCTGAGTATCTTGTTGCTCGAGCTTCTGCTGATGCCAGAGATgctcctccatctgttAACGACGATCTCGCCGAGGGCGGCGAGAAGCCagaggaaaagaagaagggtgGCCAGAACAAGAACCGGTCTTTGAAGCAGCGAAAGGACGCCATCAAAATGTGCTCCAGTGCTCTACAGTTCAAAGAGGACGGATCTCCCCAGGAGTGTTCATACGGAGACAAGTGCAAGTTCGAGCACGATTTGCAGAAGTATCTCGAatccaagcccaaggatATTGAGGGCGTGTGTCCTGTGTTTGATCTGACCGGCCAGTGTCCTCAGGGATACAAGTGCCGATGGTTGTCTTCGCACCGAGACAGTGAAGGCAAGCTTCttgtggacgaggagaagaagaaggccaacgcagacaacaaggagcttAACCACGTGTTCAAGCATCTCAACCCTCTGCAGCGAAAGAAGTACGACTTGTCCAAATCCGATGAGGCCATCAAGCTCATTGATGCTCAGATTGTGCgagacgaagacgacgaacagaccaagctggagaagaaggagactaTTGAGATTGACACTGGTCGAATCCGACCCAGTGAAAAGAAGAAACTCGATCTCAAAGGCAAGTATATTGTTTCCCCTCTTACCACCGTTGGCAACCTGCCCTACCGACGTCTGATGAAGGACCTTGGTGCTGATGTCACCTACGGAGAGATGGCTCTCACTCTGCCTCTGATCCAGGGCCATAAGGCCGAGTGGGCCCTGACTCGATGTCACAGTTCCGAAGTCACCGAGGGAAACCACTTTGGTGTCCAGGTGACTGCTCCCAAGCACTGGCAGGCTATCAAGGCTGCTCAGGCCGTCTCTGAGCTCTGCACAGGCATCTCCGAGATCAACCTCAACTGTGGCTGCCCCATCGATCTCGTTTACCGACAGGGAGCCGGCTCTGCGCTTATGGACCAACAGGGAAAGACAGCTCGAATCGTTAGAGGTATGAGCATGGTGTCTGGAGATGTGCCCATCACTGTCAAGATGCGAACTGGAACCGGTTCCACGCCTaccgccaagaagctcaccGCCAGACTGCTCGCTGAGGGCCAGACAGCTGCTTTCACTCTTCACGGCCGATCCCGAGCCCAGAGATACACAAAGCTGGCCGACTGGAACTACATCCGAGAGGTTGCAGACTCTGTGGTCAACACCCGAGACGATGTCCGGGAGAAGAGCGAGCTTGATGACCACGTCATTTCTCACCCCACTTGGGTCGTGGGTAACGGAGACTGTTACACCTGGTCTGACTGGCATCGAGCAGTGGATGAGGCTCATGTCGACTCTGTGATGGTTGCTCGAGGCGCTCTTATCAAGCCCTGGATCTTCGAGGAGGTCGAGAGCCGTCAGCATATTGACAAGTCGGCCACCGAGCGACTCGAATACTTCCAGAAGTTTGCCCAGTACGGACTTGAGCACTGGGGATCTGATCAATACGGAGTCAATCAGACTCGACGGTACCTGTGCGAGTTCATGTCCTTCACACACAGATACGTACCCTCAGGAATCCTGGAGTATCTGCCTGCCAAGATGAACGACCGACCGGATTTGTGGAAGGGCCGagacgagatggagactCTGTTGGGTTCCAGTGACTACCGAGACTGGATCAAGGTGACCGAACGGTTCCTGGGTCCTGTCGGCGACGAGTTCGAGTTCACCCCCAAACACAAGAGCAACGCCTACCCTACCGAGAGTGGTTGA
- a CDS encoding uncharacterized protein (Compare to YALI0E26026g, similar to Saccharomyces cerevisiae YET3 (YDL072C); ancestral locus Anc_4.263, similar to DEHA0D12386g Debaryomyces hansenii) — MTLYYTLVFAILVTEMATFLLLVAPLPEKIRRQFFLSLAKLEVLDKLRLGLKFTFVFILILFIDSVNRVYRVSVDRSTGEYKGNLVATERSELQARKFYSQRNMYLCGFTLFLSLILNRTYSLVIELINARDLINELKGSSNAKVKAELSASDDANKEITLLKAELQQKDKDIAALKSQSANLSTEYNRISDELNASTGNTKLDKKTA; from the coding sequence ATGACACTCTACTACACTCTTGTTTTCGCCATTCTGGTGACGGAGATGGCCAccttcctgctgctggtggccCCTCTTCCCGAGAAGATTCGACGGCAGTTTTTCCTGtctctggccaagctggaggtTCTGGACAAGCTGCGGCTGGGCCTCAAGTTCACTTTTGTGTTCATTCTGATCCTCTTCATCGACTCCGTCAACCGAGTGTACCGAGTCTCTGTCGATCGATCCACCGGCGAATACAAGGGCAACCTGGTGGCCACCGAACGATCCGAGCTCCAGGCCCGAAAGTTCTACAGCCAGCGAAACATGTACCTGTGCGGATTCACCCTCTTCCTGTCGCTCATTCTGAACCGAACCTACTCGCTGGTAattgagctcatcaacgCCCGAGACCTCatcaacgagctcaagggttcctccaacgccaaggtcaaggccgagcTGTCTGCCTCCGACGACGccaacaaggagatcaCTCTGCTCAAGGCTGAGCTGCAGCAGAAGGATAAGGACATTGCTGCTCTTAAGTCTCAGTCCGCCAATCTGTCCACTGAGTACAACCGAATCAGCGACGAGCTCAACGCTTCCACCGGCAACAccaagctggacaagaagaccgcCTAA
- a CDS encoding uncharacterized protein (Compare to YALI0E26125g, uniprot|Q8TFK5 Yarrowia lipolytica YlCWP1 Cell wall protein) — MSEDKYCTVRVCRIYKSVIRHFSKTNHTRSYPPTLVTIMQFSAVLLATAASMVSAQQFGIIAIRSGSDIQNSAVYSNGEKLVIGGTYQSTDYEVKDMLLLANGKPVQFGNGANIVDSEGAGTRDIEVNGQDYVYVPKFEWTACPAPEGADYVYTVETSSVCGEAGIPFAPRAMYKDEAATEEKPAETEAAPVETPAITEAPVPVPTGGAVVTANSTIVLTITDCGEGVECVTKPQPQPTQVEEAPEQANGAAALGVSAGIAGIAAVAMLL, encoded by the coding sequence ATGTCAGAAGACAAATATTGCACAGTGCGCGTTTGTAGAATATATAAGAGCGTAATCCGCCACTTTTCAAAAACCAACCACACTCGTTCATACCCCCCCACACTCGTTACTATAATGCAGTTCTCAGCCGTCCTCCTCGCCACCGCCGCCTCCATGGTCTCTGCCCAGCAGTTTGGCATCATCGCCATCCGATCTGGTTCCGACATCCAGAACTCCGCCGTCTACTCCAACGGTGAGAAGCTCGTCATCGGCGGCACCTACCAGTCCACCGACTacgaggtcaaggacatgctcctcctcgccaACGGCAAGCCCGTTCAGTTCGGCAACGGCGCCAACATCGTCGATTCTGAGGGTGCCGGAACCCGAGATATTGAGGTCAACGGCCAGGACTACGTCTACGTCCCCAAGTTTGAGTGGACCGCCTGCCCCGCCCCCGAGGGTGCCGACTACGTCTACACTGTCGAGACCTCAAGCGTCTGCGGTGAGGCCGGCATCCCCTTCGCTCCCCGAGCCAtgtacaaggacgaggCTGCCACTGAGGAGAAGCCCGCCGAGACTGAGGCCGCCCCCGTCGAGACCCCCGCTATCACTGAGGCTCCCGTCCCCGTCCCCACCGGAGGTGCCGTTGTCACtgccaactccaccatcgttctcaccatcaccgactGCGGTGAGGGTGTTGAGTGCGTCACCAAGCCTCAGCCCCAGCCTACCCaggttgaggaggctcCCGAGCAGGCCAACGGTGCCGCTGCTCTCGGTGTCTCTGCCGGTATTGCTGGCATCGCCGCCGTTGCTATGCTCCTCTAA